Proteins encoded by one window of Macaca mulatta isolate MMU2019108-1 chromosome 10, T2T-MMU8v2.0, whole genome shotgun sequence:
- the LBP gene encoding lipopolysaccharide-binding protein isoform X1 translates to MGALAGALPSILLALLLTSTPEALGANPGLVARITDKGLEYAAQEGLLALQSELLRITLPDFTGDVRIPHAGRGSYEFRSLNIHSCELRHSALRPVPSQGLSLSISDSFIRVQGRWKVRKSFLKLQGSFDVSVKGISISVNLLLGSESSGRPTVTASSCSSDIDDVEVDMSGDLGWLLNLFHNQIESKFQKVLKSRICEMIQKLVSSDLQPYLQTLPVTTDIDSFADIDYSLVEAPWATAQMLEVMFKGEIFHRNHRSPVTLLAPVINLPEEHNKMVYFAVSDYVFNTASLVYHEEGYLNFSITDDMIPPDSNIRLTTKSFRPFVPRLARLYPNMNLELQGSVPSAPLLNFSPGNLSVNPYMEIDAFVLLPSSSKEPVFRLTVATNVSAILTFNTSKITGFLQPGKVKVELKESKVGLFNAELLEALLNYYILNTLYPKFNDKLAKGFPLPLLKRVQLYDLGLQIHKDFLFLGANVQYMRV, encoded by the exons CGGCCCAGGAGGGGCTATTGGCTCTGCAGAGTGAGCTGCTCAGGATCACGCTGCCTGACTTCACCGGGGACGTCAGGATCCCCCACGCCGGCCGTGGGAGCTATGAGTTCCGCAG CCTGAATATCCACAGCTGTGAGCTGCGTCACTCCGCACTGAGGCCTGTCCCCAGCCAGGGCCTGAGTCTCAGCATCTCCGACTCCTTCATCCGGGTCCAGGGCAGGTGGAAGGTGCGCAAGTCATTCTT GAAACTACAAGGCTCTTTTGATGTGAGTGTCAAGGGCATCAGCATTTCAGTCAACCTTCTGTTGGGCAGCGAGTCCTCAGGGAGGCCCACAGTTACTGCCTCCAGCTGCAGCAGCGACATCGATGACGTGGAGGTGGACATGTCGGGAGACTTGGG GTGGCTGTTGAATCTCTTCCACAACCAGATCGAATCCAAGTTCCAGAAAGTACTGAAGAGCAGG ATTTGCGAAATGATCCAGAAATTGGTGTCCTCCGATCTACAGCCTTATCTCCAAACTCTGCCAG TTACAACAGACATTGACAGTTTCGCCGACATTGATTATAGCTTAGTGGAAGCCCCTTGGGCAACAGCCCAGATGCTGGAGGTGATGTTTAAG GGTGAAATCTTTCATCGTAACCACCGTTCCCCAGTTACCCTCCTTGCTCCAGTCATAAACCTTCCTGAGGAACATAACAAAATGGTCTACTTCGCCGTCTCAGATTATGTCTTCAACACGGCCAGCCTGGTTTATCACGAGGAAGGGTATCTGAACTTCTCCATCACAGATGACATG ATACCGCCTGACTCTAATATCCGACTGACCACCAAGTCCTTCCGACCCTTCGTCCCACGG TTAGCCAGGCTCTACCCCAACATGAACTTGGAGCTCCAGGGATCAGTGCCCTCTGCTCCACTCCTGAACTTCAGCCCTGGGAATCTGTCTGTGAACCCCTATATGGAGATAGACGCCTTTGTGCTCCTGCCCAGCTCCAGCAAGGAGCCTGTCTTCCGACTCACTGTG GCCACTAATGTGTCCGCCATCTTGACCTTCAATACCAGCAAGATCACTGGGTTCCTGCAGCCAGGAAA GGTAAAAGTGGAACTGAAAGAATCCAAAGTTGGACTATTCAAT GCGGAGCTGTTGGAAGCACTCCTCAACTACTACATCCTCAACACCCTCTACCCCAAATTCAACG ATAAGTTGGCCAAAGGCTTCCCCCTTCCTCTGCTGAAGCGTGTTCAGCTCTACGACCTCGGACTCCAGATCCATAAG GACTTCCTGTTCTTGGGTGCCAACGTCCAATACATGAGAGTTTGA